A region from the Arcanobacterium buesumense genome encodes:
- a CDS encoding endonuclease domain-containing protein: MEKHLFRRWQLPTPLNTNRYRLDKALARKDIEKLPHHWYAAPDASSLEITAATHGFLIGCCTAAYFWGLWVPDARNPHFICKRNAGRVDNRGMIIHRALNGRRQLGMHHSPGKAPHIICSLVEAVEQVVHYHDAETGLIVLESALNQQKLDPATADEIISYAQKRKQPILKRRVSMAQSGSETRVRSFLQSLRVQVQPQAQLPGVGRVDLLVGQSLIIECDSTAFHSKSLNVNDDRRRDAQQTCLGYRFLRLSYHQVWNDWDNTRNYIRAVLRTRQHVKPPRPLVPCFDVHRMGL; the protein is encoded by the coding sequence ATGGAAAAACATCTTTTTCGCCGCTGGCAGCTGCCTACACCGTTGAACACTAATCGTTACCGATTAGACAAGGCACTAGCCCGCAAAGATATCGAAAAACTCCCCCACCACTGGTATGCCGCACCTGATGCATCAAGTTTAGAGATAACAGCCGCAACTCATGGATTCCTCATCGGATGCTGCACTGCTGCCTACTTCTGGGGATTATGGGTACCTGATGCGAGAAATCCGCATTTTATTTGCAAGAGAAATGCAGGGCGGGTGGACAATCGTGGAATGATTATCCACCGCGCACTCAATGGACGCCGCCAACTTGGAATGCACCATTCGCCGGGCAAAGCACCCCACATTATCTGTTCGCTTGTGGAGGCAGTTGAACAAGTCGTTCATTATCATGATGCAGAAACTGGGTTGATCGTCCTCGAATCAGCATTAAATCAGCAGAAACTTGATCCGGCTACTGCTGACGAAATCATCAGTTATGCGCAAAAACGTAAACAGCCGATTCTCAAGCGCCGCGTTAGCATGGCCCAATCTGGTAGCGAAACCCGAGTGCGAAGTTTTCTCCAGTCTTTGAGAGTTCAAGTACAACCTCAAGCACAGCTTCCGGGAGTTGGCCGGGTGGATCTCCTGGTGGGGCAGTCCCTTATTATCGAATGCGATAGCACAGCTTTTCATAGTAAATCCCTGAATGTCAACGACGATCGGCGCCGAGACGCTCAACAAACTTGCCTCGGATATAGATTTTTACGGCTTAGCTATCACCAAGTTTGGAATGATTGGGACAATACGCGCAATTATATTCGTGCAGTACTGCGCACGAGACAGCATGTGAAACCGCCCCGGCCACTGGTTCCATGTTTCGATGTGCATCGAATGGGGTTATAG
- a CDS encoding DUF1846 domain-containing protein → MGFQVGFDREKYIELQSKHIVERRAKIGGKLYLEMGGKLFDDNHASRVLPGFTPDNKIVMLEQIADDVEIIVCLNAKDLQRQKMRSDVGITYDEDVLRLIDVFRERGFLVENVVMTQFEESNALAVTFMQRLERMGVRVARHRIIPGYPTNVDVIASDEGLGKNDFVSTSRDLVVVTAPGPGSGKLATCLSQIYHEAKRGVKAGYAKFETFPIWNIPLEHPVNLAYEAATVDLDDANLIDPFHLEAYGESVSSYNRDIDVFPLLHTLLQRIAGESPYKSPTDMGVNMAGYCISDDEAVREASRQEIIRRYYQARVEERKEALDSTLSDRVRHIMRKAGVTTADRKVVAPALKRAQATGGPASAIELLDGTIVTGKTTELLGCSAGMLLNALKHLAGIDRDALLLSPQAIEPIQKLKTEHLGSRNPRLHMDEVLIALSVSASTSQDARNAMAQLKNLAHCDVHVTTILGSVDETIFRNLGVYVTTEPVFQRKSLYQKK, encoded by the coding sequence ATGGGCTTCCAAGTGGGGTTTGACCGTGAGAAGTACATTGAGTTGCAGTCCAAGCATATTGTGGAGCGCCGCGCGAAGATCGGCGGCAAGCTGTATTTAGAGATGGGCGGTAAGCTTTTCGATGATAATCACGCGTCGCGGGTGTTGCCGGGCTTTACCCCGGATAACAAAATTGTCATGCTGGAGCAGATTGCTGACGATGTTGAAATTATTGTGTGTTTGAATGCCAAGGATTTACAGCGTCAGAAGATGCGTTCGGATGTGGGTATTACCTACGACGAAGACGTGTTGCGGCTTATTGACGTGTTCCGGGAACGTGGTTTCTTGGTTGAGAATGTGGTGATGACCCAGTTTGAGGAGTCGAATGCGCTCGCGGTGACGTTTATGCAGCGTTTGGAGCGGATGGGGGTGCGGGTGGCACGCCATCGGATCATTCCAGGTTATCCGACTAATGTTGACGTGATTGCGTCCGATGAGGGCTTGGGTAAGAATGACTTTGTGTCAACATCGCGTGATTTAGTGGTTGTCACTGCGCCTGGGCCAGGTTCAGGCAAGTTGGCTACCTGTTTGTCGCAGATTTATCATGAGGCAAAACGTGGAGTGAAGGCTGGTTATGCCAAGTTTGAGACGTTCCCGATTTGGAATATTCCGCTTGAGCATCCGGTGAATTTGGCATATGAGGCCGCTACTGTGGATTTGGATGATGCGAATTTGATTGATCCTTTCCATTTGGAGGCTTACGGCGAGTCGGTTTCTTCGTATAACCGCGATATTGATGTTTTCCCGTTGTTGCACACGTTGTTGCAGCGGATTGCCGGTGAGTCGCCATATAAGAGCCCAACTGATATGGGAGTGAATATGGCTGGCTACTGTATTAGTGATGATGAAGCTGTGCGGGAGGCATCGCGCCAGGAGATTATTCGTCGGTATTATCAGGCTCGTGTTGAAGAGCGTAAGGAAGCGTTGGATTCAACATTATCGGATCGAGTTCGCCATATTATGCGTAAGGCAGGGGTGACGACGGCGGATCGTAAAGTGGTTGCTCCGGCACTGAAACGGGCGCAGGCAACTGGTGGTCCGGCGTCGGCTATTGAGCTTCTGGACGGCACAATCGTCACGGGCAAGACGACGGAATTATTGGGTTGTTCGGCGGGAATGTTACTTAATGCATTGAAGCATTTGGCGGGTATTGACCGCGATGCATTGTTGTTGTCCCCGCAGGCTATCGAGCCGATTCAAAAGTTGAAGACGGAGCATTTAGGTTCGCGTAATCCTAGATTGCACATGGATGAGGTATTGATTGCTTTGAGCGTGTCGGCATCCACGAGTCAAGATGCGCGTAATGCGATGGCTCAGTTGAAGAATTTGGCGCATTGTGATGTGCATGTGACAACCATTTTGGGTTCGGTTGATGAAACTATTTTCCGTAATCTCGGTGTTTATGTGACCACGGAGCCAGTTTTCCAGCGTAAGTCGTTGTATCAAAAGAAGTAG
- a CDS encoding HAD-IC family P-type ATPase gives MRENPMSLGLTATQVAQRRRDGRVNTLPPRTGKTVVDIVRSNVFTRINAILFVLFVMVMTTGSVINAAFGLLIVVNSGIGIVQELRAKRTLDSLTLIGEERPRVWRDGELIELGQQDLVLDDVIALGSGNQIVVDGQVVDSDGLSVDESMLTGESDVVRKKPGDEILSGSFVVSGTGTYQVLKVGADSYAARLTAEASRFTLAKSELQAGINVILRYITWVLVPVGVLIIYSQVAQGSSAWDDVILKITGALVPMVPEGLVLITSTAFALGVIRLGKRQCLVQELPAIEGLARVDVVCADKTGTLTENRMVFESLRLFDDDGSLVRVVDGARLAQLGEVLAQLAAADRDPNSTMRAIAERFDAVSEHWEEVSRHAFTSATKWSGVTFAGRGSWLLGAADVLAGGTVYARTAEELGASGLRVLMLAHTARVVDDDTDLGDVEQIGLVVFEQKVRPDAAETLEYFAQQDVTVKVISGDNAASVGAVTRKLGVDSGQAVDARTLTEQNFDSQVADNLVFGRVTPDQKRSMVASLQKAGHTVAMTGDGVNDVLALKDADIGVAMGSGAPATRSVAKIVLLDDKFATLPHVVAEGRRVIGNIERVANLFLTKTIYSAVLAMLVIVSSVPFPFQPIHVTITGWFTIGIPAFILSLPPNNQRARRGFVRRVLWFAVPAGVVVGTCSFVTFWVTTGGDFGDMYVTGSTAALIALIIPSTWVLACVARPWSWWKMCLVVLSLVGYGVIFTWPVTQHVFMLDSSNRAMMWQAVLIGLIGAGVIELLWWLVKWWQKEPVVLWRNDPLMAWR, from the coding sequence ATGAGGGAGAATCCAATGTCGCTTGGTTTAACTGCTACTCAGGTTGCGCAACGTCGTCGTGATGGGCGGGTCAATACGCTACCGCCACGAACGGGTAAGACGGTTGTTGATATTGTCCGGTCAAATGTTTTTACACGGATTAATGCAATTTTGTTTGTGTTGTTTGTGATGGTGATGACAACTGGATCGGTTATCAATGCGGCGTTTGGCTTGTTGATTGTTGTCAACTCGGGCATTGGTATTGTCCAGGAGTTGCGAGCTAAGCGCACATTGGATTCGTTAACACTTATTGGTGAGGAACGTCCGCGGGTTTGGCGTGACGGGGAGCTGATTGAGCTTGGCCAACAAGATTTGGTTCTTGATGACGTGATTGCGTTGGGGTCGGGTAATCAGATTGTGGTTGATGGCCAGGTTGTGGATTCGGACGGCTTGAGTGTTGATGAGTCGATGCTCACGGGTGAATCGGATGTGGTGCGTAAGAAGCCTGGCGATGAGATTTTGTCTGGTTCGTTTGTGGTTTCCGGTACTGGCACCTATCAGGTGTTGAAGGTTGGTGCGGATTCGTATGCGGCTCGGTTGACGGCGGAGGCATCGCGTTTTACGTTGGCTAAATCGGAGTTACAGGCGGGTATTAACGTTATTTTGCGTTATATCACATGGGTTTTAGTCCCGGTTGGCGTTTTGATTATTTATTCTCAGGTGGCGCAGGGCTCGAGTGCGTGGGATGACGTAATTTTGAAAATTACGGGTGCTTTGGTTCCGATGGTTCCTGAGGGTTTGGTGTTGATTACGTCGACGGCGTTTGCGTTGGGAGTTATCCGGCTGGGTAAGCGTCAGTGCCTGGTACAGGAGTTGCCGGCTATTGAGGGGTTGGCACGGGTTGATGTGGTGTGTGCTGATAAAACCGGGACGTTGACAGAGAACCGGATGGTTTTTGAGTCGTTGCGGTTGTTTGACGATGACGGTTCGTTGGTGCGTGTTGTTGATGGTGCTCGGCTGGCGCAATTGGGTGAGGTGTTGGCACAGTTGGCGGCTGCAGATCGGGATCCGAATTCGACGATGCGGGCGATTGCTGAGCGTTTTGATGCGGTGAGTGAGCATTGGGAAGAGGTTAGTCGGCATGCCTTTACTTCGGCAACGAAGTGGTCGGGGGTGACGTTTGCTGGGCGGGGCAGTTGGCTGTTGGGTGCGGCAGATGTGTTGGCTGGTGGAACTGTTTATGCGCGTACTGCTGAGGAGTTGGGGGCATCGGGTCTGCGGGTTTTGATGTTGGCGCATACTGCGCGGGTGGTTGATGATGACACTGACTTAGGTGATGTTGAGCAGATTGGTTTGGTGGTTTTTGAGCAGAAGGTGCGTCCGGATGCGGCTGAAACGCTGGAGTATTTTGCGCAACAGGATGTGACTGTGAAGGTTATTTCTGGTGATAATGCGGCTTCGGTTGGTGCAGTGACGCGCAAGCTGGGTGTGGATTCAGGTCAGGCGGTTGATGCGCGGACGTTGACGGAACAGAATTTTGATTCCCAGGTGGCCGATAATTTGGTATTTGGCCGTGTGACACCGGATCAGAAACGCTCGATGGTGGCGTCCTTGCAGAAGGCTGGCCACACGGTTGCGATGACTGGTGATGGTGTCAATGATGTGTTGGCGTTGAAGGATGCTGATATTGGTGTTGCGATGGGCTCGGGTGCGCCAGCTACTCGCTCCGTGGCAAAGATTGTATTGCTGGATGATAAGTTTGCGACGTTGCCGCACGTGGTTGCTGAAGGCCGGCGGGTTATCGGGAATATCGAGCGGGTTGCGAATTTGTTTTTGACGAAGACGATTTATTCGGCAGTGTTGGCGATGCTGGTGATTGTTTCGTCAGTTCCATTTCCTTTTCAACCTATCCATGTGACGATCACTGGGTGGTTTACGATCGGTATTCCGGCTTTTATTTTATCGTTACCGCCGAATAATCAGCGGGCACGGCGGGGTTTTGTCCGTCGGGTTTTATGGTTTGCAGTGCCAGCTGGAGTGGTTGTTGGTACGTGTTCGTTTGTGACTTTTTGGGTGACAACAGGTGGAGACTTTGGTGATATGTATGTGACTGGTTCGACGGCGGCGTTGATTGCGTTGATTATTCCGTCGACGTGGGTGTTGGCGTGTGTTGCGCGGCCGTGGTCATGGTGGAAGATGTGTTTAGTGGTTTTGTCCTTGGTTGGTTATGGAGTGATTTTTACCTGGCCGGTAACGCAGCACGTATTTATGCTTGATTCGTCGAATAGGGCCATGATGTGGCAAGCCGTGCTGATTGGGCTGATTGGTGCTGGAGTGATTGAGTTATTGTGGTGGCTTGTGAAGTGGTGGCAAAAGGAGCCTGTGGTTTTATGGCGTAATGATCCGTTGATGGCGTGGCGGTAG
- the def gene encoding peptide deformylase encodes MLYPIHVYGSPVLHKTSAEVKIFDDKLATLIADMYETCEAAPGVGLAAPQIGLDLAMFVWMYDGAEHTGPKRGVAINPTLLIEPVDVFEPTVADEEGCLSFPGYQYGLRRSPRAVLHAQDEKGQWYDIEATGWFARILQHEYDHLKGRIYVDRLTGKPAHQVEKVMKREKWNVPGIVWMPGEDELYDASAEELAHLAQMSAYFADIKEEPKQPGKGASFGLPAEG; translated from the coding sequence ATGCTTTATCCCATTCATGTCTATGGTTCGCCGGTTCTCCATAAAACCAGTGCAGAAGTAAAGATTTTTGACGATAAACTCGCCACGCTCATCGCCGATATGTATGAAACGTGTGAAGCTGCCCCCGGTGTGGGTTTGGCTGCCCCACAAATCGGTCTTGATTTGGCAATGTTTGTGTGGATGTATGACGGTGCGGAGCATACTGGTCCAAAACGCGGAGTGGCGATCAACCCGACGCTTCTTATTGAGCCAGTCGATGTTTTTGAGCCAACTGTTGCAGATGAGGAAGGGTGCTTGTCATTTCCTGGCTACCAGTATGGTTTGCGGCGTTCCCCGCGGGCAGTTCTTCACGCGCAAGACGAAAAAGGCCAATGGTATGACATCGAGGCAACTGGATGGTTTGCCCGTATTCTTCAACACGAGTATGACCATCTCAAGGGACGCATTTACGTGGATCGGCTCACTGGTAAGCCAGCTCACCAGGTAGAAAAGGTGATGAAACGCGAGAAGTGGAATGTTCCTGGAATTGTCTGGATGCCTGGTGAAGATGAGCTCTATGATGCAAGCGCTGAAGAGTTAGCACATTTGGCACAGATGTCGGCGTATTTTGCGGATATTAAAGAAGAACCAAAGCAACCTGGAAAAGGGGCTAGTTTTGGTTTACCCGCCGAAGGATAA